The Tursiops truncatus isolate mTurTru1 chromosome 16, mTurTru1.mat.Y, whole genome shotgun sequence genome contains the following window.
CAGCCAGGAAGTTACCCTGAGAAGGAGTCTGGGGGTGAGAGCCCCGCccctggggccaggcctgggtgGCGATGATCGAGCTTCACATTAGCCAGCCTGGGGCCTCTCCCAGAAAACAGGTTGTCATCAAGTCCCTTCCAGCCCTGGGTTTGTTCTGAGAGGCGCTCGCCTCTGCCCTTTTTCTGCAGGAGCAGCCAAGAGGATCGTGAAACTGGGAAATCAGCTGTTTATCCTAGCTTCTAGGGTagggagtgaggggagagaggcAAGGGGAGGGGCTCTGGGCACCTAGCCTTAGCAACACCTTTGGCTGatatttattctttctccttccttgggCTGGAAACCAAGGGGAATCCAAGCAGCACCATGTGAAGCAAGATCCCAGGGGCTCTGAGAAGCTTGTTGCAGTGAGAGGTGACTCAGCACAGGCCTCAGAACCACAGGGAGTGTCCCGCAGCCTGGATTCTGCGTAGGCCTGTGCACACTATGTGGGCCACCGTGGCTGTTactgtaggtctcctgaggggaGGTTTTGTCTCCTAGGAGCCCGAGGAAGTCCTGGCCACCCCCAGCTAATAAGTGGGCGGTAGGACCAGGGTCCTCGTTATGGTTTCATCTCTAAATAATGTACTTTCCCTTGAAGAAGCCCTTCATGTTTTGTCTGGATACGGAACCCTCCTTCTCTGCAGGCTCTTGTCAGTGCCATCTCCAGACTGGGATTTCTAGAACAGGTGTCATCAGGGCACTCCCAAAAGATGCCTCACTGCTTGTAAATTGAGCTGTCATCCTTAGCACAATGTGGTCCTGACCAAAATTTCTGCCTCATCACAACCCCCACTCCTTCATCCCACCAGGTACCCTGTACTATACCCCAgggtttttttacatctttattggagtataattgctttacaatggtgttagtttctgctttataacaaagtgagtcagttatacatatacatatgttcccatatctcttccctcttgggtctccctccctcccaccctccctatcccacccctctaggtggtcacaaagcaccaagctgatctccctgtgctatgcagctgcttcccactagctatctaccttacgtttggtagtgtatatatgcccatgcctctctctcactttgtcacagcttacccttccccctccccatatcctcaagtccattctctagtaggtctgtgtctttattcctgtcttacccctaggttcttcatgacattttttttccttaaattccatatatatgtgttagcatatggtatttgtctttctctttctgacttacctcactctgtatgacagactctaggtccatccacctcattacaaatagctcaatttcgtttagCCCAGGGTTTTGCAGCATGAACTGTCTTCAGAAGCATCGAGGAcacttgttttcttgtttttttaaaaaataaatttatttatttatttttggctatgttgggtcttcgttgccgcacgcgggctttctttaattgcggtgagcgggggctgctcttcattgctgtgcgcgagcttctcatcatcatggcttctcttgttgtggagcacgggctctaggagtgctggcttcagtagttggtggctcgcgggctcagtagttgtggctcacgggctctagagtgcaggctcagtagttgtggcgcacgggcttagttgctctgcggcatgtgggatcttcccggaccagagcttgaacccgtgtcccctgcattggcaggcggattctcaaccactgtgccaccagggaagcccgagcacacttgtttttaaaaatgcagattcctaggccTACCAGATCCATTGCTCCCGGGGCCTGGGAACCTGCTTTTTAATGATACCGAGGCTGATTCTTGTGCAGACTGCCATTTAAGAACTACTGCTCTGCCAAACCAGATTGTTATTTCATGACTATCTGGGCCCTCAGTGCCCTTTCTCATGCTGTTCCTCTTCCTAGAATGCCCTTCCTATCCTTCCCAGGCTGGTGCACTCTGCTCCTTCTTTAAGGTTTATCTCACGTTAGCTCTTTTGTGCTCCTTCACCCCAAATCTAGGTTCCTTTCTTTGTGCTCACACAACCCCACTGCACTTTCTACCTACCTCTGCCCTAGAATTTTCATACTGTCAGGGTTGTTTGTGAGTTCCATAAAGACCATAGATAATTCGTTTTTGAATTCCCGAGACCTAGCAAAGTACCTGGCAGACAGAAAgcatgtttgctgaatgaatgtgaATGAATGGAGACCAGGCTCCAGTCTAATTCAGAAAGTTATATTTAACCCATTTTGTAACTGACAGAGTCAGGATTAATCATGCAGGTTTCCTGCTTCACAGTTTCAGCCTGTTTCTTGGTCTAAATATTTGGTCTACTCTTGAGGAAGCTACAGATTTAGGTTTTGGCAAGAGCTGTTTAGATTAGCCATGAGTTAAGACTtagaattactattttttttaaatttcaaaatgtgattCTGTCTTAAGCCAAGGAACTGCTCTCTCCTGATTGCTTTGAGGATAGAACTCACCGGACTTTTTCTCCACTTCAGATCTGTTCCTCAGGGTCATCCAGCTCATAATTCTTGACCTTTTAACTCTAGTGCCATACCTGCCACCTCAGCCAGGCACACCCCGGACCTTGTCATGACTGCTTCAGCTCAGAAATGCCACCATGCCAGTCTCTGGCCAAACCTTCCTTGTCTTCAGCTTACTCACTTCCCCCACTCCCAGTTCACCTGCTCTCTGACATCATGACTCCCTGATCTCTTTCCTAAGCCCCAACCCACAAGTagcctcctttcttcttccccttccacaGGGAGgtgcccctcctcccatcccaggCAATCCCTCGTCTGGGCGCTGGACTGCATCCCTCCCGATCCCTCAGCACTGCGTCGTGTAGTCAcctccctttcctccatcttcagtcTCTCCCCTGCTGTTTTCCTACCACACATCAACACAGTCAAGCTCCTCTCACCTTTGTGGCTACCTTCCTCTAGGTATTAGTCAGTTAAGGTCTGGGACCAGTTCTGATTGTGTGGAGGTTTCCCCACACCACAAAGCAATTCTTGctggtgtcctacaattcaactcagttcCGACCctatctacccagagatagcatcagatcccacaggttaagggctcagtcccacaagactgcccacCCACCTTCAGATGCCAGTCGAAAGCCCAGGTTGTGCCCTGTGCTTCTGTCCAACTGGCTGTAagtcagaggttcccatgaccccctccttccttgggtttgattaatttgctagagtggctcacagaactcagagacaCATTTTACTTATTAGATCACccgtttattttaaaaggatataactcatgGATAGCCAGATAGAAAGagatgttcaccaacctggaagtgCTCTaaaccccatccttttgggtttttatggaggcttcactgTATACGcgtgattgattaaatcactggccattggtgattgattcaacctccagcccctctcccatccccagagGTCAGGGGCGTGGAAAGTTTCCACCCCTCTAAAAACATGGTTGATCCTCCTGGCAGCCAGCCCCATCCTTAGGTGTGGTCCAAGAGACCTCATTAACAAAAGACATCTTTATCACtttcatcacttaggaaattccaagggcttTAGAAGCTCTGCCGGAAACatatgaagaccaaatatatatttcttattataaatcacaatatcacaccaATCTTTCAAGTTCCCTTCACAGCATAGCTTATCAAGAGTAGGCCTAATTTGCTACCCACTCATTCCCAGCCCAGTTTCTGTCCCCACCATTCTAGTGGTTCTTTCCAAGACCCCAGGTACTCCCAGCCTCCTAACTGTAAAATTCACTGAGCAGTTTTTAGTTGCTATTTTGCCTGCACTTTGTGTGGTATTTGACACAAGGAGCCACTCCTTTCTTCTTGAATCTCTGTTCTTCCTCGGTTTGCAAAGCACTCTACCTACCACTGTCTTTATGGGGTCCTTTTCCTATTCTCAGACGTCAGCAGTCCATACCTTTCCTTGTTTAGCCCTTCTAGCTTCTTGTTTTATTCGTTCCCTCTGATATACCTCATATAATCTGAAGCTTGCCACTTGGTATGCAAGACATCTGAACTTTAGTAAAATGAGAGTTGTCATGAAAAGTATAACATAGGCATGCAAAGGGCTCAGCAAAGTGCCTGCCACAGAGTAGAGACTCCCTAAATGGTAGTcctttgtattattattgttaataataaaataatgtctttATCTCTGCCCTATAGGTTTACatctctctttattattttttttttaacttacctaATGGGTTTATATTTGATATATGGTACTTCTCACCATGGAGATGTTACCAGttaatataaagatttttttggttttgttaaacattaaatctcttctccatttcaatgtcaatataaagtattttttttacattaaattttttctccatttcaacGTTAGATACATCGAATACATTTTCTAAACGTTTCCCCcacaaagatatttttttttttttttttttttttggcagtacgtgggcctctcactgttgtggcctctcccgttgcggagcacaggctccggtcgcgcaggctcagcggccatggcgcacgggcccagccgctccacggcatgtgggatcttcccggaccggggcacaaacccgtgtcccctgcatcggcaggtggactctcaaccactgtgccaccagagaagcccaaagacataagttttaatttttgaccAACTGTATTTAATATCTAGGTACAATATTAACTTGGGAGACAACAAcacaaaaatccattaaaaatatggagaaaagacTCCTCAATGATGCAGGAGGCAGTGATTATAACTTAAACAGTGGCAATTTCCCAGGATTCTGGGCAAGAGCTTTCTTCTTCCTATTGAGAATTCTGAAACTATGAAATATGCAGAGTTCAGCCATCTCACTTCTTTGACCTCCTTTCTAAGGCATTTTTCAGTGCATTATTTGTTGTGAAGAAAacgttttgttttccatttaacatAGTATATCAGTTTGTTCCTATTTATAGGGAAATAACCAAGACTATGAACTACCCTATTTACTGTTTCTTGGGAACTTTCAGTGACCAAAACTCAGTTCTGAACCTCAATAGCACAAAGGTTTTCAGGGCAAGGTTTGATTCAGGAGGCCCTTCAAAGTCTCATCCGTCCATTTCTCTTTCATGCATACACCCCCAAACAAGCAGAAATGCCTGTAATGCTGAGAACCACACTGAGCAAGAGAGCGATTGCATCTCCGGCTTCTACTGCTTCCACAACAGGCAGCaccaaaagcaatgaaaagagaACTAGGAACAATTGTGTTGAAACTGAGATCATGATGTTGAGATCTTGAGGTGACTGGTTCTTAAAGGCTGAAGGTTTCAAAGAAAGTGGTATTTGTTTAATTCTATCAGTTCAGGATGCTGAGGCTAAGAGGTTCCATGTGACAGCACCTTCAAGGAAGCAGCCATTACGGGAATGGCGAGCAGGGCTatgattgttttttaaactttttattatg
Protein-coding sequences here:
- the LOC117308444 gene encoding small integral membrane protein 30-like codes for the protein MISVSTQLFLVLFSLLLVLPVVEAVEAGDAIALLLSVVLSITGISACLGVYA